A window of bacterium genomic DNA:
TCGGCGAGGGGATCGTCACCGCGGCCTTGTCCGTCTCGACGTCGACCAGGGGCTCGTCCTCACCCACGTGGCCGCCTTCCTCGACGTACCACTTCAGGATCTCGCCCTCGGCGATGCCTTCGCCCATGTCGGGCAGCTTGAACTCGAACAAACCGGGCCTCCTAGAAGTCGAGGGTCTGGTTGATGGCGTGCACCACCCGGGCCGCGTTGGGAATGTAGCTCTTCTCGCGGCCGAAGTACGGCGTCACCACATCATAGCCGGTCAGCCGGGCGACGGGTGCCTCGAGATAGAGGAACGACTCGTCGTTGATGCGCGCGGCGATCTCGCTCGAGACGCCGTAGGTGCGCGGGGCCTCCTGGACCACGACGCAGCGCCCCGTCTTCTTCACGGACTCGGTGAAGGCCGGGTAGTCGAGGGGCGAGATGGTGAGCAGGTCGATGATCTCGATGCTCGTGCCTCGCTCCTGCTCGACCTGGGCCGCGGCCTTCAGGGCCGGGCGCATCATGGCGCCCCAGCTGATGAGCGTCAGGTCGGTGCCCTCCTGCACCACCTGGGCCTTGCCGATGGGGAGCACCTCCTCCTCGTCGGGCACCTCCTCGCGGAAGGCGCGGTACGAGTGCTTGGGCTCCATGAACACCACGGGGTCCGGATCGCGGATCGCCGCCAGCAGCAGGGCCCGCGCGTTCCGCGGCCCGCTGGGGATGACGACCTTGGCGCCCGGCAGGTGGGCATACGTCGCTTCCCGACTCTCGGAGTGGTGCTCCAACGCGCGCACGCCGCCGCCGTAGGGCATACGGATCACCATGGGCACGTTGAACTGGCCGTGGGTGCGGGCGCGCATGCGGGTGGCGTGGGCCTCGAACTGGCCCATCATCAGGTAGCTGAAGCCGGAGAACTGCATCTCGCAGACGGGCTTCAGGCCGGCCAGGGCCATCCCGATGCTGGTGCCGAGGATGGCGCTCTCGGCCAGCGGCGTGTCGATGACGCGCTCGCGGCCGAACTTCTCGAGCAGGCCCTCGGTGAGGCGGAAGACGCCGCCGTCGACGGCCACGTCCTCGCCCAGGACGAGCACGTCCCTGTCCTTCGCCATCTCCTGGTGGAGGGCCATGTTGATGGCCTGGACCATGTTCAGCTTGGCCATCTAGTTGCCCCCTTCGCGCGCGACGTTGTCCAGGAAGTCCCGGTGCTGGGCGCTGATGACGTGGTGCTCGGTGCCGAAGACGTGCCGGAAGGGCTCGTCCTGCTGCCAGTCCTTGGGCGACTCGAATTCCTCGACCGCGGCGTCGACCCGGGTCTTGGCGTCGGCGAGCAGGGCCTCCTCCTGCGCCTCGTCCCACCACCCCTTGCTCTCGAGCCACTTGCGGGTGCGGATGAGGGGCTCCTTCTCCCAGGCGCACTTCTCTTCGTCCTCGGTGCGGTACTTCTTCGGGTCGTCGGCGGTGGTGTGCATCATCAGGCGGTAGGTGACGGCCTCGATGAGGGACGGGCCCTCGCCGGCGCGGGCCCGGGCCAGGGCCTCGCGGATCGCGACGGTGACGGCGAGGGGATCGTTGCCGTCGACCTGGATCACCGGCATGTCGAAGGCGAGGCCCTTCTGGGCCAGGGTGCGGCTCGAGGTCTGCTCGTCGCGGGGGATGGAGATGGCCCACTGGTTGTTCTGCACCACGTAGACCACCGGCGCCTTCCACACGGCGGCGAAGTTCAGGCCCTCGAAGAAGTCGCCCTCGCTGGTGCCGCCGTCGCCGATGAAGGCCACGGCCGCCGCGTCCTCGCCCTTGTAGCGGGCGGCGTAGGCGAGCCCCGCCGCGTGCTCGATCTGGCAACCGATGACCACGCTCACCGGCGTCAGGCGCAGATCGCGGCTCGGCAGGATGTTCCCCTCTTCCCAGCCGTTGTAGTAGTACAGCGTGGAGGTGAGGGGCTCGCCGCGCACGAGGCGGCCGCCGAGCTCGCGGAAGGCGCCGACGAACCAGTCGTTGGCCTGCATCTCCAGGGCGATGGGGATCGAGATGGCCTCCTGCCCGGTGCAGGGCGGGAAGGTGCCGAGGCGGCCCTGGCGCTGGAGCTTGAGCATGCGCTCGTCCAGCACGCGGGCCAGGCGCATCCAGCGGTACATGGTGACCGCCTGCTCCTGGCTGAGGCCCGGGTCGAGGGCGGCATCGAGGGTGCCGTTCTCGTCCAGGACCTGCAGGTACTCGACGTCGAACTTCGCGATGGATTTTCTGGGCATACGGAGTCCTCGGGCTGGATCGCAGCGGTGGGCGGACCGCGCGGCGATCGACAGGGTTGGACCGGACGGGCCGCCTGCAGTCCGCAAAAACGGGCCGCAATGGGCCTCCGCGGAGAAAAGGAGGAATTTCGGCCCGGGAAGTGTCCGCTACAAGGTAGCAGGCCACACGGTTTTTGCAAACCCGAATGGACTTGGTTCTCATGTTCAGAACCCGTGAAATCGGCGATTCGGGGCGATTTCGGGGTGGATAAACGCCGCATTCCTTTCTAACTTGCCTTGGAGTCGGAAGCAAGTTATTCGCCGGTCGCGGCGAACCCCCTCGGAGGCAGGACCATGTTGACCCCGAAGCTCCTCGCAGCCCTGAACCAGCAGATCAACGAAGAGTACTACTCGAGCTACCTCTATCGCGCGATGGTGGCCTGGTTCGAGAGCACCAACCTGGACGGCTGCGCCCACTGGATGCGCATGCAGGCCGACGAGGAGCATCTGCACGCCCTGAAGATCTTCAACTACGTGCTCGACCGCGGCGGCAAGGTGGAATTGAAGGCCGTCAAGGCTCCGCCGGCCGAGTGGGACAACCCGCTGGCCGCCTTCGAGGCCGCCCTGGACCACGAGAAGTTCATGACCGCCTCCATCTCCAAGCTGGCCGACCTGGCCATCGACGAGAAGGACCACGCCACCAACAACGTGATGCAGTGGTACGTGTCGGAGCAGGTCGAAGAGGAGGCCCAGGTCGACGACATCGTCAACAAGCTGCGCCTCGTGGGCCAGGACGGCCCCGGCCTGTTCATGATCGACCGCGAATTGAAGGCGCGGATGGCGCCGGTGAACCCGGACGGCATCGTCTAGGCTCCTGCGCAACCAGCGCGGCGCTCCAGGAACGGGACCCGGCCGGGTCCCGTTTCGTTTGCGGCGGGGTGGCCCTGGAGGGCGCCTCCCGCATCCGGGACGGTGTGTCCCGCAAAGGGGACATGGGGCGAGCGGACACCGGCGACCCGATGGGACGCCGGATTTGACAAGCCGTTGTCGAGCAAGGTATTATCACATGCCGGTGGTGCCGTCGTCCGGCCGGGGTCGCGGCCCGGAAAGTGCAATGCGGATCCCGCGTCCGGGTGGCCCGGGCGACTGCTGACGAACTCAAGGGGGAGACTTCCATGACCAGGACCGTGATCGTTTCGCTGCTGCTTCTGTCCGGGCTGGTGCTGCTGGCGTCCTGCGGCGACGACGTCACCGTGCCGATGGGAGAGGATCCGCCGGGCCCCTACCTGGTGGAGAAGCCGCTGGTGATCCCGTCGGGGGCCTACCTCCACGACCGGTTCTTCCGGCTCGATCTGCCCTGGGCGGAGCCGGCGGGCCGTGGGGACGGCGACGTGATCGACCTGTCGACCATCAGGCTCTTCGAGTTGATGCCTGCGGGGCCG
This region includes:
- a CDS encoding alpha-ketoacid dehydrogenase subunit beta, which encodes MAKLNMVQAINMALHQEMAKDRDVLVLGEDVAVDGGVFRLTEGLLEKFGRERVIDTPLAESAILGTSIGMALAGLKPVCEMQFSGFSYLMMGQFEAHATRMRARTHGQFNVPMVIRMPYGGGVRALEHHSESREATYAHLPGAKVVIPSGPRNARALLLAAIRDPDPVVFMEPKHSYRAFREEVPDEEEVLPIGKAQVVQEGTDLTLISWGAMMRPALKAAAQVEQERGTSIEIIDLLTISPLDYPAFTESVKKTGRCVVVQEAPRTYGVSSEIAARINDESFLYLEAPVARLTGYDVVTPYFGREKSYIPNAARVVHAINQTLDF
- the pdhA gene encoding pyruvate dehydrogenase (acetyl-transferring) E1 component subunit alpha, translating into MPRKSIAKFDVEYLQVLDENGTLDAALDPGLSQEQAVTMYRWMRLARVLDERMLKLQRQGRLGTFPPCTGQEAISIPIALEMQANDWFVGAFRELGGRLVRGEPLTSTLYYYNGWEEGNILPSRDLRLTPVSVVIGCQIEHAAGLAYAARYKGEDAAAVAFIGDGGTSEGDFFEGLNFAAVWKAPVVYVVQNNQWAISIPRDEQTSSRTLAQKGLAFDMPVIQVDGNDPLAVTVAIREALARARAGEGPSLIEAVTYRLMMHTTADDPKKYRTEDEEKCAWEKEPLIRTRKWLESKGWWDEAQEEALLADAKTRVDAAVEEFESPKDWQQDEPFRHVFGTEHHVISAQHRDFLDNVAREGGN
- a CDS encoding ferritin, translated to MLTPKLLAALNQQINEEYYSSYLYRAMVAWFESTNLDGCAHWMRMQADEEHLHALKIFNYVLDRGGKVELKAVKAPPAEWDNPLAAFEAALDHEKFMTASISKLADLAIDEKDHATNNVMQWYVSEQVEEEAQVDDIVNKLRLVGQDGPGLFMIDRELKARMAPVNPDGIV